One region of Quercus lobata isolate SW786 chromosome 2, ValleyOak3.0 Primary Assembly, whole genome shotgun sequence genomic DNA includes:
- the LOC115974144 gene encoding uncharacterized protein At4g06744-like, which yields MMLRTLISALLILCSYSLHGLAQPGGCPRCPLISAPARPRPPVYPRPRPPLYPPGLHLMPRRPANNPGPLSNRARILFITQELKRNITYDPQNYTGTWVGNNYCLFKGFFCDTVPDLNITGLARITFNGARFGGTFLNFYRFIRNLPDIAIFHANSNNFSGVINRNLNQLRYLYELDLSNNRFLGRFPSNVLGATNLTFVDLRFNTYVGVIPPRVFNIDTNVLFINNNRFIQKIPATLGNTPALYLTLANNKFTGEIPRSIGRTWNTLLEVLFLNNRLNGCLPFEIGYLQKSTVFDVGGNLLTGPIPQSFGCLFKMELLNLAHNQFYGTIPESLCRLPNAYNFSLSYNFFTQVGPVCRRLIRAKRLDVRRNCITGLPQQKSAAECTRFFARPRSCPRESTFSVVPCRLTTTGESLEEEEFEVIPTIDEMTPPSPTTYGALTKPHH from the coding sequence ATGATGCTCCGAACACTTATTTCAGCTTTACTCATCCTTTGTTCCTATTCTCTGCATGGCCTAGCCCAACCTGGTGGATGTCCTAGATGTCCCTTAATATCAGCACCAGCTCGACCACGACCACCAGTATACCCTCGACCACGACCACCACTATACCCACCAGGACTTCATCTCATGCCTCGTCGCCCAGCAAACAATCCTGGACCATTGTCCAATAGAGCCAGAATTCTATTCATCACCCAAGAACTCAAAAGAAACATCACCTATGACCCACAAAACTATACTGGCACTTGGGTTGGAAACAACTATTGCCTTTTCAAAGGGTTCTTTTGTGACACTGTCCCTGACTTGAACATCACTGGGCTCGCTCGCATTACCTTCAATGGCGCAAGATTTGGTGGTACTTTCTTGAACTTTTATCGCTTTATTCGAAATTTGCCAGACATTGCTATCTTCCATGCCAATTCTAACAACTTTAGTGGAGTTATTAATAGAAACCTTAACCAACTACGTTATTTATACGAGCTGGATTTGAGTAACAACAGGTTCCTTGGAAGATTTCCATCTAATGTCCTAGGTGCTACAAATTTAACATTTGTGGATCTTAGGTTCAACACTTATGTTGGGGTAATCCCACCTCGGGTATTCAACATTGACACAAACGTGTTGTTTATCAACAACAACAGGTTCATTCAGAAAATTCCAGCCACATTAGGTAACACACCAGCTTTGTACCTCACACTTGCCAACAACAAGTTCACTGGTGAAATCCCACGTAGTATTGGCCGAACTTGGAACACACTACTCGAAGTGCTCTTCTTGAACAACAGGTTGAACGGTTGTTTGCCTTTTGAAATTGGTTACTTGCAAAAGTCCACAGTGTTTGATGTCGGTGGCAATTTATTGACGGGTCCAATTCCACAATCATTTGGGTGTTTGTTCAAGATGGAGTTACTCAATTTGGCTCACAACCAGTTCTATGGGACTATTCCAGAATCACTATGCAGGTTACCAAATGCGTACAATTTTTCATTGTCTTACAATTTCTTCACACAAGTAGGGCCTGTGTGTAGGAGATTGATCAGAGCAAAGAGGCTTGATGTGAGGAGAAACTGCATTACTGGGCTTCCACAGCAGAAATCAGCAGCTGAGTGTACACGTTTCTTTGCTAGGCCTAGAAGCTGCCCAAGAGAGAGTACTTTCAGCGTTGTTCCTTGTAGGCTTACTACTACTGGTGAGTctttggaagaagaagaatttgaggTTATTCCTACAATTGATGAAATGACTCCACCTTCACCTACGACCTATGGTGCGCTTACAAAGCCTCACCATTGA